From a region of the Rhipicephalus microplus isolate Deutch F79 chromosome X, USDA_Rmic, whole genome shotgun sequence genome:
- the LOC142775502 gene encoding THAP domain-containing protein 1-like — protein MVTSCVAYGCTNRLKKRSGLTFHLFPKNAEVRSLWERAVRREGWRAKDGDRLCSVHFSPECFDRTGQTTRLRVGSVPTSFPAFPPHLQKPVKRKRPDPKSRDFPAPSGPECSGLCDLPGDETFPEDSPTKQFYKDKVLSSQEEITQLKKKVKTLQQTKRRLVKRNESAQEIIKEIREQKLLSEEGSHVFSSVFSDDIQQLLCRVGNEQKVQPRTSIYDPSSTKPSHPSEH, from the exons ATGGTTACCTCCTGCGTTGCCTACGGATGCACAAACAGGCTGAAGAAACGTTCTGGCCTCACATTTCACCT GTTTCCAAAGAATGCAGAAGTTCGGAGTCTTTGGGAGCGGGCAGTTCGCCGTGAAGGGTGGCGCGCTAAGGATGGAGACCGCCTGTGCTCTGTACATTTCAGTCCTGAGTGCTTTGACCGCACTGGGCAAACGACGCGACTGCGGGTGGGAAGTGTGCCCACGTCGTTTCCAGCTTTTCCGCCTCATCTGCAGAAACCT GTCAAACGGAAGCGTCCCGACCCCAAGTCTCGAGATTTCCCGGCCCCGTCTGGTCCTGAGTGTTCTGGGTTGTGCGACCTGCCTGGAGATGAAACTTTTCCTGAAGACTCGCCAACCAAACAGTTCTACAAAGACAAGGTCCTTTCCTCACAAGAAGAGATAACCCAGTTGAAGAAGAAGGTCAAAACACTGCAACAAACTAAACGAAGGCTGGTCAAGAGAAATGAAAGTGCCCAAGAAATCATCAAAGAAATCAGAGAGCAAAAACTCTTGTCAGAAGAAGGCTCACATGTGTTTTCATCTGTTTTCTCGGATGACATTCAGCAACTACTTTGCAGGGTGGGCAATGAGCAGAAGG TCCAGCCGCGTACGAGTATATACGATCCAAGTTCAACGAAGCCCTCCCATCCCAGCGAACACTAA